A genomic region of Coriobacteriaceae bacterium contains the following coding sequences:
- the lexA gene encoding transcriptional repressor LexA: MDNEKLTKRQQQILDYIRKCIEVKHYPPSVREIGQAIGLSSPSTVHAHLNALEAKGYIRRDGAKSRSMVITGSEQEQKTPASNTSATQFNEHSLVQLPLVGRVAAGTPILAEQNIEEEVPLPTSLFGDRNSFLLTVHGDSMINAGIFDGDTLLVREQNTANNGDIVVAMIDDGATVKTYYKEKDCIRLQPHNDAMEPIFTRDAQILGVVTGLFRSY; this comes from the coding sequence GCATCGAGGTAAAGCACTATCCCCCATCCGTGCGTGAGATTGGTCAGGCCATTGGCCTGTCTTCACCCTCCACTGTCCATGCGCATCTCAACGCGCTTGAGGCAAAGGGATATATCAGGCGTGACGGGGCTAAATCACGGTCCATGGTCATTACGGGGTCAGAGCAAGAGCAGAAGACGCCGGCAAGCAATACGTCGGCTACGCAGTTCAACGAGCATTCGCTCGTTCAGCTTCCCCTGGTCGGGCGCGTTGCCGCAGGCACGCCCATTCTTGCCGAGCAAAACATAGAAGAGGAGGTGCCGCTGCCCACCTCGCTCTTCGGCGACCGCAATTCGTTTTTGCTCACGGTGCACGGCGACTCCATGATCAATGCCGGTATCTTCGATGGCGACACGCTTCTCGTGCGCGAGCAGAACACAGCCAATAACGGGGATATCGTCGTTGCGATGATTGATGATGGTGCCACGGTCAAGACCTACTACAAGGAAAAGGATTGCATACGTCTGCAGCCGCACAATGACGCCATGGAGCCAATCTTCACGCGTGATGCGCAGATTCTCGGCGTTGTTACCGGTTTGTTCCGGAGCTATTAG